One Solanum lycopersicum chromosome 2, SLM_r2.1 genomic region harbors:
- the LOC101248266 gene encoding single myb histone 6 isoform X1 encodes MGAPKQKWTSEEEAALKAGVAKYGVGKWSTILKDPEFAVVLRSRSNVDLKDKWRNLHVMASGWGSRHRGKIVSKSAQPTPKHDDSTLVSYVSENDRDIPDVKPLASTGDELKDVGSKRPLSRLDDLILESIAKLKESRGSSRNAISSYIEERYVAPLNFERLLAANLKVLTEKGRLIKVKHHYRIAPNRASSDGKGGPFSLPMGGKLDSTMVEKNETRVLTKEQIDADLEQMKSMSAEEAAAAAAQAVAEAEVAIAEAEQAARIAEEYEAEAEAAQCFAEVASKALQHQTILV; translated from the exons ATGGGTGCACCTAAGCAGAAGTGGACATCAGAAGAAGAAGCTGCCCTTAAAGCTGGTGTAGCGAAGTATGGGGTTGGCAAATGGAGCACCATTCTTAAAGATCCAGAGTTTGCTGTTGTGTTGCGCTCTCGCTCAAATGTGGACTTGAAG GATAAATGGAGGAATCTACATGTCATGGCAAGTGGATGGGGATCTCGGCATCGGGGGAAGATTGTGTCTAAAAGTGCTCAGCCTACACCGAAGCACGATGACAGCACCTTGGTTAGCTATGTGAGTGAGAATGATAGAGATATTCCTGATGTTAAACCTCTTGCATCGACTGGTGATGAACTGAAGGATGTTGGCTCAAAAAGACCACTTTCAAG ATTAGATGATCTTATACTGGAGTCAATAGCCAAATTGAAGGAATCACGTGGATCTAGTCGGAATGCAATTTCTTCTTACATAGAG GAGCGGTACGTAGCACCTCTAAACTTTGAAAGGCTGTTGGCAGCAAATTTGAAGGTGTTGACTGAAAAAGGAAGACTGATAAAG GTAAAGCATCACTACAGGATTGCACCGAATAGAGCATCATCTGATGGCAAGGGAGGCCCTTTCTCTTTGCCTATGGGCGGAAAGCTTGATTCCACTATGGTAGAAAAGAATGAAACTAGAGTACTGACTAAAGAACAGATTGATGCGGACTTAGAGCAAATGAAGAGCATGAGTGCAGAGGAGGCTGCTGCAGCCGCAGCTCAAGCAGTTGCAGAGGCTGAAGTTGCCATTGCTGAGGCAGAACAGGCAGCAAGGATTGCAGAGGAGTATGAAGCGGAAGCAGAGGCAGCACAGTGCTTTGCTGAAGTAGCATCAAAGGCACTACAGCATCAGACTATCCTTGTCTG
- the LOC101248266 gene encoding telomere repeat-binding factor 2 isoform X2 has product MASGWGSRHRGKIVSKSAQPTPKHDDSTLVSYVSENDRDIPDVKPLASTGDELKDVGSKRPLSRLDDLILESIAKLKESRGSSRNAISSYIEERYVAPLNFERLLAANLKVLTEKGRLIKVKHHYRIAPNRASSDGKGGPFSLPMGGKLDSTMVEKNETRVLTKEQIDADLEQMKSMSAEEAAAAAAQAVAEAEVAIAEAEQAARIAEEYEAEAEAAQCFAEVASKALQHQTILV; this is encoded by the exons ATGGCAAGTGGATGGGGATCTCGGCATCGGGGGAAGATTGTGTCTAAAAGTGCTCAGCCTACACCGAAGCACGATGACAGCACCTTGGTTAGCTATGTGAGTGAGAATGATAGAGATATTCCTGATGTTAAACCTCTTGCATCGACTGGTGATGAACTGAAGGATGTTGGCTCAAAAAGACCACTTTCAAG ATTAGATGATCTTATACTGGAGTCAATAGCCAAATTGAAGGAATCACGTGGATCTAGTCGGAATGCAATTTCTTCTTACATAGAG GAGCGGTACGTAGCACCTCTAAACTTTGAAAGGCTGTTGGCAGCAAATTTGAAGGTGTTGACTGAAAAAGGAAGACTGATAAAG GTAAAGCATCACTACAGGATTGCACCGAATAGAGCATCATCTGATGGCAAGGGAGGCCCTTTCTCTTTGCCTATGGGCGGAAAGCTTGATTCCACTATGGTAGAAAAGAATGAAACTAGAGTACTGACTAAAGAACAGATTGATGCGGACTTAGAGCAAATGAAGAGCATGAGTGCAGAGGAGGCTGCTGCAGCCGCAGCTCAAGCAGTTGCAGAGGCTGAAGTTGCCATTGCTGAGGCAGAACAGGCAGCAAGGATTGCAGAGGAGTATGAAGCGGAAGCAGAGGCAGCACAGTGCTTTGCTGAAGTAGCATCAAAGGCACTACAGCATCAGACTATCCTTGTCTG